One window of the Thunnus albacares chromosome 3, fThuAlb1.1, whole genome shotgun sequence genome contains the following:
- the metrnlb gene encoding meteorin-like protein produces the protein MLRPWAVQWITAVLLCRAAAQYSSDQCSWRGSGLSHESHRRDVEQVYLRCSQGSLEWLYPTGAIIVNLRPNTEPSSGHMAGLHVCIKPHTYSQGSHVYLERAGDLKLLLAEGEQAQGTVHCFSLAEGALFVEAVPQTDISRRITAFQYELVPSQGPGAHMYPYLHPGLVTCEPCSDEEVLMAVCTSDFAGSGIIQGVASDTNDHLQVVVTMSRLFRQKSGLFAWGGVRGRSWSGHVNVPAKCGVHPGGDEYLLTGYVHFGEAWLGCAPRYKDFLKLYIRAQGAGTNPCQIDTD, from the exons ATGCTCCGGCCGTGGGCTGTGCAGTGGATCACGGCTGTGCTCCTCTGTCGGGCGGCGGCACAGTACTCCAGCGACCAGTGTAGCTGGCGAGGAAG TGGTCTGAGCCATGAGTCCCATCGGAGAGACGTGGAGCAGGTCTACTTACGCTGCTCCCAGGGCTCGCTAGAGTGGCTCTACCCCACAGGGGCCATCATTGTCAACCTGAGGCCAAACACAGAACCTTCATCAGGACACATGGCAGGTCTCCATGTGTGCATCAAACCCCATACTTACTCCCAG GGTTCGCATGTGTATCTGGAGCGAGCTGGGgatctgaagctgctgctggcAGAGGGGGAACAGGCTCAGGGCACAGTGCACTGCTTCAGCCTGGCGGAGGGGGCTCTGTTTGTGGAGGCCGTCCCACAGACAGACATCAGCCGGAGGATCACGGCTTTCCAATATGAGCTGGTGCCCAGCCAGGGGCCGGGGGCACATATGTACCCATACCTGCACCCTGGTTTAG TCACCTGTGAACCATGTTCAGATGAAGAGGTCCTCATGGCTGTGTGCACCAGTGACTTTG CGGGCAGTGGCATCATTCAAGGTGTGGCGTCAGATACAAACGACCACCTCCAGGTTGTGGTGACTATGAGCCGGCTGTTCCGTCAGAAGAGTGGGTTGTTCGCTTGGGGTGGAGTCAGAGGGCGAAGCTGGAGTGGACATGTCAACGTTCCCGCAAAGTGCGGTGTGCATCCTGGAGGGGATGAGTACCTTTTGACTGGCTATGTGCATTTTGGCGAAGCCTGGCTTGGCTGCGCACCTCGCTACAAGGACTTCCTGAAGTTGTACATCAGAGCACAGGGAGCGGGAACAAACCCCTGTCAAATAGACACAGACTGA